Proteins encoded together in one Ignavibacteriales bacterium window:
- the rnpA gene encoding ribonuclease P protein component, whose translation MKPPRASLKKQEILRGYHTFSRVITEGKSLQQGVVRCFFSPAPRPHNSVRIGFSVSRSVRNAVERNRARRWMKEAYRKNKNLLIDSLVPAQKSTDIVFMLRVRGRLSRMENARAAIDQAIVALLKELHHHLSEKP comes from the coding sequence CGCCTCGCGCATCCCTGAAGAAGCAAGAAATCCTCCGAGGGTACCATACCTTTTCGCGAGTGATTACAGAGGGGAAATCTCTGCAGCAAGGCGTCGTCAGGTGTTTCTTTTCACCGGCGCCCAGGCCACACAACTCCGTGCGGATCGGTTTTTCTGTTAGCCGAAGCGTGCGAAACGCGGTCGAACGCAACCGCGCACGACGGTGGATGAAAGAGGCGTACCGAAAAAACAAGAACCTCCTCATCGATTCGCTAGTGCCAGCACAAAAGTCCACGGACATTGTCTTCATGCTGCGCGTGCGGGGGCGGTTGTCGCGAATGGAAAACGCCCGCGCCGCAATTGATCAGGCAATTGTAGCTCTCCTGAAAGAGCTCCATCATCACCTTTCCGAAAAACCATGA
- the yidD gene encoding membrane protein insertion efficiency factor YidD, which produces MRRLLIFVIRFYQLLVSPLLPFNSCRFSPSCSHYAEEAIAKHGVPKGGWYALKRIARCHPFHKHAGYDPVP; this is translated from the coding sequence ATGAGACGCCTGCTCATTTTTGTCATCCGATTTTATCAACTACTCGTCTCACCACTTCTTCCATTTAACAGCTGTCGCTTTTCTCCGTCCTGCTCGCACTATGCCGAGGAAGCCATTGCGAAACATGGCGTCCCCAAGGGAGGCTGGTACGCGCTGAAGCGGATCGCTCGGTGTCACCCTTTTCATAAACACGCGGGCTACGACCCGGTGCCGTAA
- the yidC gene encoding membrane protein insertase YidC, translating into MDRQSILGYILIFVLLVVWMWMNSPKQTQQPQQQKAVATQIAPQDSSKRVDTLRVQQKENTQADPLGKFFAGRDKGVDRTIRIETDLYIAEIASRGGLIKRWELKKYKTWDGHPVQLVDLKKGGDLSLLFATSDGRLINTRDLYFDVGDNGFSEHVVGAGEEYDLQLVLPVVGGGQISKTLKFKNGEYGVGFDAKFIRTASVVANFEYQVIWESGLRYAEQNSIDESSFSAAYAYAGKELTEIDAANFDNRPEKNITGTVDWVAMRTKYFALALMPTEKTSDGAYLAGSRAQAPDKGAVEAYSIAVKMPFKGGAEEGASFRIFFGPADLSLLKMYNIGLDKIVGLGWTWLIRPISEYVLLPLMSFIHYVVPNWGLVIVVFSIIIKIVLHPLTRSSMRSMKKMQALQPLMTEIKEKYKDDPQKMNQQVLNLYKEYGVNPAGGCLPVLLQFPILIALYNVFRATIELRQGSFVWWITDLSIPDRIATLPFEIPFFGIRDVSGLALLMGITMFVQQKQTVKDPRQKAMIWMMPVMMTLLFNSFPSGLNLYYFVFNVLSIGQQMIINRQSDDQPLRKVEPKKKKGGGIFARLGKDLPRLKK; encoded by the coding sequence ATGGATCGTCAATCAATACTCGGCTACATCCTCATCTTCGTCCTCCTGGTTGTCTGGATGTGGATGAACTCTCCGAAGCAGACCCAGCAACCGCAGCAGCAGAAAGCGGTCGCAACGCAGATCGCACCACAAGATTCTTCAAAACGCGTGGACACGCTTCGCGTTCAGCAGAAAGAAAACACACAGGCAGACCCGCTTGGAAAATTTTTCGCTGGTCGGGACAAGGGTGTCGATCGCACAATCAGGATTGAAACCGACCTCTACATCGCGGAAATCGCGTCAAGAGGCGGACTGATCAAGCGGTGGGAGCTGAAAAAGTACAAAACGTGGGATGGTCACCCCGTTCAACTTGTTGATCTGAAAAAAGGGGGAGACCTGAGTCTGTTGTTCGCAACGTCGGACGGCCGCTTGATCAACACGCGGGATTTGTACTTCGACGTGGGCGACAACGGCTTCAGCGAACATGTGGTTGGAGCAGGTGAAGAGTATGACTTGCAACTGGTGCTGCCGGTTGTTGGAGGAGGGCAGATCAGCAAGACGCTGAAGTTCAAGAACGGGGAGTACGGCGTTGGGTTTGACGCGAAATTCATAAGAACAGCTAGTGTGGTCGCGAACTTTGAATACCAGGTTATCTGGGAAAGCGGATTACGATACGCCGAGCAAAACAGCATCGATGAGTCGAGCTTTTCAGCAGCCTACGCTTATGCTGGAAAAGAGCTGACAGAAATAGATGCTGCGAATTTTGACAACCGGCCCGAGAAAAACATCACAGGAACGGTCGACTGGGTTGCGATGAGGACAAAGTATTTTGCCCTCGCACTCATGCCGACGGAAAAAACAAGCGACGGAGCATATCTCGCCGGTTCGCGGGCACAAGCGCCGGACAAGGGCGCCGTAGAAGCCTACAGCATCGCAGTGAAAATGCCCTTCAAGGGAGGGGCGGAAGAAGGGGCCTCGTTCAGGATTTTCTTTGGACCGGCCGACTTGAGCTTGTTGAAGATGTACAATATTGGATTGGACAAAATTGTCGGGTTGGGATGGACGTGGCTCATCCGGCCGATCTCGGAATACGTCTTGCTGCCGCTCATGAGCTTCATTCATTATGTCGTGCCGAACTGGGGGCTCGTCATTGTCGTCTTCTCGATCATCATCAAAATTGTCCTGCACCCGCTGACGCGGAGCAGCATGCGCTCAATGAAGAAGATGCAGGCGCTGCAGCCCCTGATGACCGAGATAAAAGAGAAGTATAAAGATGACCCGCAGAAGATGAACCAACAGGTTTTGAATCTGTATAAAGAGTATGGCGTGAACCCGGCGGGCGGATGTCTACCCGTCCTGCTTCAATTTCCAATCTTGATTGCGTTATACAATGTGTTTCGCGCAACCATCGAGTTGCGCCAAGGGAGCTTTGTCTGGTGGATTACGGATCTTTCGATTCCCGACCGGATAGCTACCCTTCCATTCGAAATCCCGTTTTTCGGTATTCGAGACGTCAGCGGGTTGGCGCTGCTCATGGGTATTACGATGTTCGTGCAACAGAAGCAGACGGTGAAGGATCCGCGACAGAAGGCGATGATATGGATGATGCCGGTGATGATGACGCTGCTCTTCAACAGTTTTCCATCGGGACTGAACCTCTACTATTTCGTCTTCAACGTCCTTTCTATTGGGCAGCAGATGATCATCAATCGCCAGTCAGACGATCAGCCGCTCC